A segment of the Sulfurirhabdus autotrophica genome:
GTGATCTTCACGCATTTTCATCACTGATGCCGGGTAGCAGATTGTTGCAGAATCCATATCCACCCAAGCCCATTCTGTTTGCCTTAACTCTCCGGGTCTTACAAAAATCAGCGGTGCCAGCTTCATGGCGCATTTAACTGCAAGGGTGCCAGTGAAGCCATCAATTGAACGAATTAACGCTCCGAATTTTAGTGGCTCTGTGATGGCTGCACGGTGAATAACATTAGGTGCTGGCAATGCGCCTTTGAGGTCTTGCGTGATGTCCCGCTCTGCTCTTTGGGTGCCGACTGCATAGCGGAATATCTGTCCGACGTATTGCTTTGCACGGTGCGCGGTTTCCAGTGCGCCACGGGTTTCAATTCGTTGCAGGACGGTTAGCAGATCAGAAGGTTTGATTTCATCAATTGGCCGCGCACCTAACCACGGAAATACATCGCGCCGAAGTATGAAATTGGTTTTCTCGATGGTTGAAGCAGCTTTGTTGGTACTAAATTTTTCAATCCATTCTTGTGCCACCACTTCAAAACTGTTGGCAGCTTTCCCCTGTTTTGCGGCCTTTTGCGCTTTCTTGTTCTCGCCCGGGTCTACGCCCGCAGTTAACTGCTTCCGTGCATCCTCTCGCCGATCCCGAGCATTTAACAAGCTCACGTCAGGATATACACCAACAGCCAGCGTTTTTTGTTTACCAGCAAAACGGTAAGCAAGCCGCCAATACTTTGAACCGTTAGGTTGCACCAGTAAAAATAAACCACCACCATCTGATAACTTAATTGGCTTGTCGGTCGTTTTTGCTGTTTTCACTTGTAGCGCGGTCAGTGCCATTTGCACTCCTTTGTTGGTATCAGTGTTGGTATCTGCGTTATTGATATTGCCACATACCAACAAAAGTACCAACACTTTTACAGGATTTCTTTGGATTTAACAGGACCAATACGGACGTAAAAAAGGCCGTAAACCTTGTATTTATTGGGGTTTACGGCCTGATTTGGACTGCTTTAGATTTGTTCGTGGTGCCGCAGAGAGGAATCGAACCCCCGACCTATTCGTTACGAGTGAATTGCTCTACCAACTGAGCTACTACGGCATTTGAGTCACGCATTATAAATCAAAAGCCAATGAATTCAAAGATCATATATACCGGGACAAAAATGGTGCAGTTCACATCCGTTTATTATCAGTCCACATTGATCAGATAATCCAACTTTAGCCACGCAAGCCCGGCGTTGAATTTTAATTGTAGCGACAGTGCCTCATCATCATTCGGAATGCTCATCAATTCCTTTAGCGATGGCCATGTGTAAGCCAACCCCTGAAAAACCTGCACAATTTTATTCCTTTCATAACTATTGTGCAGCACATTAGGTATCAAATCCTCTCTTTTGATATAGGTAAGCACCATTTTCAGCTCATCATCGCTCCAGACTGGTTTGTTCATCATTACGCATCCCCTTTAGGCTAAAACTGATACCCCAACTCTCCAATAATGCCTGTTCTCTGGTGCCGCTCAAACAACAGAGGGAAGTCAAGCCATCGGTCCAAAATTCATACCCATAGAGAGGCGCCTTTCTTCGCTGAGGTTGGCTGTAACCGAATGTAGTACAGTGGGCGCAAAAAATACAAACATTCCTGCTTGGGGTGTGACCAGAGTGCGTGTATGCATTTGCTTATCCAACACAACCAGTTCACCAGCATTTTCTGGAACATGAACATAGTAAACGCCCGAAAGCAGTTCATCATCGTCATCATGATCATGCTCTGTCGTAACGTGTCCAGGACCCATGTCATTCATCCAGAAACCACTACGCAGAACATGCTTAACTTGAAGAATATTTTGTGCAAGCATTTCCGCCTGCTCCATCACTCTGCCAATGGCGGGGATAAGACCTCGATCAAGGTATAAATTTTCATAACGTCCATTAAAAAAATGGCTACGACGTAGCAAATCCTGTTCTCCCAGATTTTGGTATGCCTCCTTGATTTGCTGATTAATTGAAACAGCTTCAGGCAGAAAAGCGACATGAATCGTCGAATTAGTATAAAGCGTTGGCGTAACCAAAGATTCCATAGTCGATTTTCTATCTGACTTCTAAATAAGCGAGCAATTGCGCTCAAAAATCACATTTTATGCGAACTCATCGATTCTTGACAGACAGTTAATCGGCAATTGAGCTGCTTCAGTTCTTGTAACCACTAACTCCAATCATCACCGCCAATGTCTGAATTGTCGGCTACACTTGCATTATCATCCCATGAAGCGTTATCGGCTATACCAAAATCTGTGCCCCCCATATCATTTGTAGTGGAATTCCATGTATCTGGGATGGAAGTAGGCGCGCTGGCATTATTACGATTACCATCCATAAAATGATGAACCAGAGCTT
Coding sequences within it:
- a CDS encoding tyrosine-type recombinase/integrase yields the protein MALTALQVKTAKTTDKPIKLSDGGGLFLLVQPNGSKYWRLAYRFAGKQKTLAVGVYPDVSLLNARDRREDARKQLTAGVDPGENKKAQKAAKQGKAANSFEVVAQEWIEKFSTNKAASTIEKTNFILRRDVFPWLGARPIDEIKPSDLLTVLQRIETRGALETAHRAKQYVGQIFRYAVGTQRAERDITQDLKGALPAPNVIHRAAITEPLKFGALIRSIDGFTGTLAVKCAMKLAPLIFVRPGELRQTEWAWVDMDSATICYPASVMKMREDHIVPLSLQALEILREIQPLTRSGKFVFPSIRTSARPMSEAAINAALRRIGYSKEEMTGHGFRAAARTIMDEVLGIRVELIEHQLAHAVKDLNGRAYNRTTHLPERKKMMQQWADYLDKLKAGAEIVPLHGNAA
- a CDS encoding putative 2OG-Fe(II) oxygenase; amino-acid sequence: MESLVTPTLYTNSTIHVAFLPEAVSINQQIKEAYQNLGEQDLLRRSHFFNGRYENLYLDRGLIPAIGRVMEQAEMLAQNILQVKHVLRSGFWMNDMGPGHVTTEHDHDDDDELLSGVYYVHVPENAGELVVLDKQMHTRTLVTPQAGMFVFFAPTVLHSVTANLSEERRLSMGMNFGPMA